The segment TTTGTCCTTCTTCTACATCTTGTAAAATACTAAAACCAATTGCCACATCTGCCAGTGTGTAGATAGCTCCTCCTTGAGCAACGCCATAAGTATTAGCGTTTTGCAGACCAAGCTTCATTTCGGAAGTGCCGTCCTGATTTTGGGTAATCCCCAGAAACCTGCCTAAAAAATGCATCGGTACGGCATTTGGATGATCCTGCGAAATTTCCTGATCCTGATAGAGGGACAAGAGATGAGCCATTTCATTGAGTTCGTGATCTTTCAATGAATTTAATTTTTTTTGTATCGATTTCATTTGTTCATTTCTTTTATCAATCATCGGTTCTCCCTCTTTGCTGTTGGGATATGTTATAAAGTGACCATTACTTTTTCGATATTTTCAACCTTTTCCAGTTCCAATAAATCATCAGCTATCTGCTGCCTCTTTTGTTCCGGATACTTGCTTGTCATGTTCAGGAATTTATCCCGGAGTTCTTGGGCCGTTACGGCGTTTTCGGGATCCCCTTTTGGAAAATCCGTTTGTTTCCTGACCGTTTCTCCATTAGCCAAGCGAACTTCAACGGCCGCACCCCACTGCTTTGGATAACTGGCATCAATTTGCGGATCGGTAACCACTTTGACTTTTTTCAATAACTGGCGGATTTCCTCGTTCCATAACATGGAGTCGCTGAAATCATCCAATGTGGCGCTTCCTTTCAATAACGCAAGCGCTGAACAAAATTGCAGGCTGAACTTTGCTGCATACTGCGTTTTCGGGTTATCATTGTCCGTAATATTAAGGGCCACTTGGTAAGACTGTACGGTAACCGACTCAATTTCTTCAAGCGCAGGATGGCGTTCATTGAAAATATCAATCAATAAATCAACCGCATGGTGAGTATGGCGGCAAGAAGCATGGATTTTGAATGAATTTTCCATGATCTTAAATTCTTCACCTAATCCTTCCGTAATACGAGAAACGTCGTATTCCTCACTCATCGCCTTGAAAAATCCACGGTTTCCTTCCAGGATTTTCTGGGGGCCAGTAAAGCCTTTTTGTGCCAATAGCGCAGCCAATAATCCATTCATTGCGGCTTTGCCCGTGTGAAGCTGTTTCGTCATAGCACCATCTTCGATAAATTCCCACAGACCGGCTGCCTGGGTGCCTGCATTTCCAAGAGCGGCAATTGTTTGCTCGACTGTTAAATCCAGAAGCTTGGCAGCGGCGATTGCCGCACCGAAAGTTCCGCATGTTGCCGTGTTATGCCAATAATAATAATGTGAAGGCGAAACGGCTTCACCAATTCTGAAGCAAACTTCATAACCGGCAACGACCGCCGCAATCAGCTCTTTCCCAGATATTTCTTTCCACTCTGCCACTGCAAGTGCGGCTGGAATCACAACTGTCGCAGCATGGATAATCGACCCTTTATGAATGTCGTCCAACTCCATCACATGACTTGCCGCTCCGTTTACCAATGCCGCATTTAAAATAGATGACCGGCCTCCGGTCACAAGGTGAGCCTGTTCCGCTCCCCCCATTTCCTTCGCTAACTCGCTGATCATTTGAACGGGCACTTTCTCCGAACCCGCAATAGCTGATCCAAAATAGTCCAGAATGCAGAGTTTCGTAAACTCGACTACTTCTGCCGGCAACTTTTCATACGTCAGCCCTAAGCTGTATTCCGCTAATTTTTTGCTAAGCTCCATTTTTTCGGCTCCTTTTCTAATAAGTAAGGATGTTCAGCCTCTCTCAAAAGACTTCTGCTAAAATAGCATTTATTCAGCTATTTCCCTTGCCATTGCGGTTTCCGTTTTTCGTTGAACGCAAGAACTCCTTCTTGCCGGTCTTCTGAATTGGCACATTTATAGTACTGGTCGAGTTCAATGACCAAAGCTGTATTGAGGTCTGTTTCAAGTCCGGTATTGATTGATTTCTTAATGGACTTCAGTGAAAGAGGTGCATTTTTCGCGATTTCTTTGGCAATTTCCAAAGTGCCCTGGAGCAATTCTTCTTTCGTGAAGACCCCGTTCAAAATTCCGGCTTCCAATGCTTTATCAGCTGTTATCTGATTTCCTCTAAACAAAAATTCTTTGGCCAGGCCGACAGGAATTGTTCTCGGCAAAAGCTGAGTTCCTCCAACTCCCGGGATAATTCCCAGTGTCACTTCAGGCAGCCCCATTTTCGCATGGTCTGCGGCGTACCGCAGGTCACAGCTTAAGAGCATCTCCATTCCACCGCCCAAAGCAAAGCCATTTACTGCTGCTATGACCGGATACGGGAAATTTCGAAGCTGCCCGTAGGCATCTTCAAAGATGTCGTGCTGCTGTTTCCATTGCTCATTGGTCATTCCTTTTCGTTCTTTTAAATCCGCTCCTGCACAGAAACTTTTTTCTCCGGATGCGGTTAAAACCAAGACACGCAAATCAGGCTTTGTCTGCAAAAACTTCAAGCATTCAATCAGTTCAATGCCCATCAATGTATTTAATGAGTTCATCGCGTCAGGGCGGTTCAGTTGCAAGATATACACGTTTTCAGAAACATATTCCTCGTTCAGTAAAATCGTCTGCCAGTCTGCCATAATTCAGCCTCCCGTATTTATTTAGTTGAACTATTTCATTTGCAATTATTTTTCAGCTGCTCGGCACCGGATATTTACGGTCAGAAGGTCCGGCTTTCAAAAGATAACTCGATGTTCGATGCTCTACAATCTTTTCCAGAGCTGAAGAAGCTTTTAATAACCCATCTAGCGACAAGTCGGTCTCGATCCCCATATGGTGAAGCATATGGACAACATCTTCTGTACAGACATTTCCAGTTGCACCTGGTGCAAATGGACAGCCGCCAAGTCCACCAAGCGAAGTATCAAAGCTGTCAATGCCCGCTTGCAGGCTCGCCAGAATATTTGAAAGCCCCATCCCCCTTGTATTATGGAAATGGAGATTAAATTTTTGAGACGGGAATTCTTCCCGCAGCAAGCTCAGCAAATCAAAGACTTGTTTCGGGTTTGCCATTCCAGTGGTGTCTGCCAGTGTAATCGTGCCGATTTCCATCTCCACTAATCGACTCACCAGCTTCTGGATTCTTTCCACCGGCACTTCACCTTCAAAGGGACAGCCGAATGTCGTTGCTATGGAGACATTCAATTCAATTTCATGGGAGCGGCAAAATGCCAGTATCGCTTTAAGATCTTCGAGCGATTCTTCTGTATTTTTGCGTACGTTTTGCTGATTATGCGTATCGCTGGCGGAAAAAACAAAATTTACTCGATCCACATTATGAAGACGGGCATTTTCAGCACCTTTTAAATTTGGAATCAACGCAATTAAAGTGGGGTGATCAGGCTCTGTTGAAACAGCGGAATAAAGCTCGCCGCTATTGGCCATTTGAGGAACTAGTTTAGGATGTACAAAGGAACCGAATTCAATGGTTTTGACGTTCGCATCAATTAATAAGTTATATAAAGACTTCTTTTCTTCTAAACTGAGAATTTTCGCTTCAAGCTGTAATCCATCTCTTAAGACCACCTCATTGATTTGCACACGTTTAGGGAATTTCATGAAAATCCTCCTCCACTTTAATGAAACCGTTTTTTTTCATCTAAGGGCTATCGTATCCAATTTACGCTGTCTATTTCAATTCCCTGACTATTGATAATATTTTAGTAATCTATCGATTCTATAAAGGTGTCTGGTTGAAAATATTCCACGGAAAATTTTCGTATTTTGTATCCAAAATACATAAAAATATTTATTGATATATTCCAGACCAAACAACCTTCATTTAATTTCATATTTTTCCGGTTTCTCTTTCAAGAAGGATTAATTTCTTCTTGCTCTATCTCATCCAGTACTTCTTTCGCAGTTCTAAAGCTATCGATAGCAGCTGGCACTCCGCAGTAGATTGCTGTTTGCAAGAACACTTCCTGGATTTCTTCTTTTGTCAAACCGTTATTGATAGCTCCTCGGACATGAAGTTTCAATTCATGCGGACGGTTAAGTGCCGTAATCATCGCAAGGTTTATAATGCTCCGTGTTTTTCTTGATAAACCCGGTCTTGACCAAATTTCTCCCCAGCAATACTCCGTCACTAATTCCTGCATGGGCATATTGAAATCTGTTGCGTTTTGAATGGATTTGTCGACGTATTCCGCACCTAAAACGCTTTTTCGAATTTCCAGCCCTTGTTCGAATTTTTCTTTATTCATCATCATTCTCCTCTTTATTTTATTTGATTACGTTTAGATTAAGAGTTTTCACAATTTCCATTAAACTGAAAAAGCTGGCTATAAAAAAGCCAACTTTTTCAATTCAAGCGTATACGAAATCAATTATTGGCCAGATGCTTTACGTGCTGCTTCATAAACGTCTGCACCGATTTCTTCTTCGAATTCATCATAAATCGGTTCCAAAGCTTTTCTGAATTCTTCCACTTGTTCAGGCGTCAATTCAGTGATTTCAGTTTCGCCCCGTTCTTTGATAAGGTCATATGCTTCCTGGTTTAATGTGATTGCTTCCTCCCGTGCCACTTTTGTTCCTTCTTCAACGCCTGCTTCCACGATTTCTCTGGTGGCATCATTCATGCCTTCCCAGAATTCCGTGTTGGTGAAAATTGCGTAATCGACACGGGTATGGTTCATCACTGTCATATATTTTTGGACTTCGTCGAATTTTTTGGACTCAATATTGCTGAATGTATTTTCCTGTCCGTCTACAACACCTTGATCAAGTGCCGTGTATAGTTCTGAAAACGGAATCGATTCTGAACCAGCGCCAAGCTCAGAGTAAAGAGCTTCCAAAACCTGTCCGCCTTGTGTACGGAATTTCAAACCTTTCACATCATCCGGGGATTCAATCGGACGTTCGTTATTGGTTAGATGTTTGCCGCCGTTTGGCCACATTTTCAACCCAAGGACTCCATCGGCCTCAAGGCTGCTCAAGATTTCCGTGCCTTTTTCCCCATCCCAGAAAGCAATCGCTTCTTCATCGTTATCAAACATGAATGGCAAGGCCGGAACGTTGAACTGCGGGTTATTCCCCACAAACTTCGTTAAATCGGGCGCAATAAACTGAACGTTATTTGCTACCAGGTTTTGATATTCTTCCTGATCCCCAAACAAAGAACTGTTCGGATAAATCTCCACTTCGATTTTTCCATCCGATTCTGCTTCGATATACTCTTTCATTGCCAAAGCCCCTTGATGCTTCGGTGTGTTTTCTGCAACAACGTGAGAGAATTTAATCGTCATCTCTTCAACGCCGTCTCCTCCCGCCCCGCCTGATGCTGCTTCGTCACTGCCGCATGCAGCCAAAAAGGCACTGGACGTCAATAAAAATAAAGATAAGGCAAACTTCTTCATACATTATTCCCCCTTATGTGTTTTATTCATAAAACCAATCTTTTACAGACGCTGCGTTTTGAAAGGGTTTTCATATCAACCCGCATCCCTCCTGTTAATTGAATTTTATGGCTAACCGAGAGTCGAATTCCCTTACCTTGATTTTTGGATACAACTCAAACCAAAATTAGCATAGAAAAAACTCAATGTAAAGAAAAATTTAAATTTTCTATTTACTTATATTTCAATGTAAATTCTATATTGTTAATATTTCTATCATATATTTTATTAATTATAATTATATAAAGTGTCTAAATTATTTAAATTATTTAAATATTTGCTCTTGTTATCACGTTAATCTTATATTATGATTTAGTTTGTAATCTCGTATCCAAAATACATTAATGGATGAAGGAGGAAATGAAATGAAAGTATTAAAAATCTTAGATCTGATTGAAAGCGCTTTCTCATCTTTGTTTTTCTTAGCTGGAATCGGTATCAGTTTGTACTCAGTTTTCATGAGGTACGTTTTAGGAAACTCCCAGAGCTGGGCCACTGAAATTTATACAATGCTCCTGGTGTGGGCTATCTTTATCGGTTTTTCAACCGCATTAAAAGAAAACAAGCATATTGCCATCGATCTTCTTTACGACAAATCAGGTCCTAAATTCAGAAGGTTCTCACAGACTGTCACTCTTTTAGTAGGACTCTTTTTTAGCATATTCATTTTTTGGACAGGCATGGACATGGTTATGGTGGCGTATGACCAGCAAATCAAAACGATCGACCTTGGATTTCCAATTTGGATCAACTACTTGATCATGCCGCTCGCCGGATTTCTATTGTTTATTCGTTTCTGTGAAAAAGCTTATAGATATTTCGTTAAGAAAGAAGATGAAACCGGAGGGGATGATATTCTATGGAAACAGTAATCGTCATTGGGTTGTTATTCATTCTTGCTTTACTGCGTGTGCCTATTGCCATAAGTTTGGCGGTTTCAAGCATCATCGGACTTTACCTGGTGGATTTTTCCCTTGATACCGTAATCCAAAGAATGTTCACCGGCGTCAACAGCACGACATTGATGGCGATTCCCGGTTTCGTGTTTGCCGGCCTCATTATGGCTCAAGGCGGAATATCGAAATACCTGATTGAAGCCATCAAGTCTTGGGTTGGCCATACGAAAGGCGGTTTATCCGTTGTTACCGTTCTTACTTGTATGGTGTTTGCAGCAATTTCCGGATCAAGCCCTGCAACCGCTGCTGCTATCGGTGCCATTATGATTCCGATGATGGTCAAAGCCGGATACGATAAAAGGTATTCCATGGGCTTAGTGGCTTCAGCCGGGACGCTCGGCATTCTGATTCCGCCTTCCATCCCACTGATCCTTTATGGATCAGTGTCGGAACAGTCAACTGGAAAATTGTTTTCTGCCGGCATCCTGCCAGGACTGGTATTAGGTTTTGCATTGATTATCTATGCAGTTATTGTTGCACATAAAAAAGGTTACGGCGGTTTGCCCAAAGTTCCCATAAAAGACCGAATAAGACCGACAATCAAATCCTTCTGGGGACTCATTATGCCAGTCGTTATTTTAGGAGGGATTTACAGCGGGGTTGTAACACCGACAGAAGCTTCATTCCTTGCCGTATTATATGCGCTCATCATTTCCGTTTTTGTATACAGAGAGTTGAATATGTTCCAGTTCAGAAACATCTTGACGGAATCGATCAACACAACTTCTATGATTTTCCTGATTATCGCTGCTGCTCTTGTTCTCGGAACATTCTTGACAACCGAGCAAGTTCCACAGGATTTTGCCCAGTGGGTCAGCGACAGCGGTTTTAATAAGTGGATGTTCCTGCTGATTGTTTCACTGCTGTTTTTTGTACTCGGCATGTTCCTGGAACCCACGGCCATCATTTTAATCACCTTGCCGATTCTTTTGCCGATCATCACTGCATTGGAAATTGACGTCATTCACTTCGCCATTATTATGGTAGTAAACATGGAACTCGGGATGATCACCCCGCCCGTTGGGCTGAACCTGTTCGTGGTGAGTGGAATATCCGGCGAAAAAGTGGAAGAAGTCATTAGAGGTGTAGTGCCATTTTTCGCGATTTTCATTATCGTGCTTGTGATTGTTATCATCTTCCCGCAGCTTTCTTTATATCTCACTTAATCAACTTAAAATCAATGCATCAAAAGATGGGGAGCCCGCATCCCATCTTTTTTTATCTTAAAGACATATAAAAAAACGTCCATCAATTTCTGATGGACGTTTTCATTATTTATCTTTAGCTCAAGCCGAAATCGCTCACAAGCGCTGCTAAGCCGCCTTGATAACCGCTTCCGATGGCATTGAACTTCCACTGGCCGGCATGGCGGTATAATTCCCCTACCACAAGCGCCGTTTCAATCGAGAAATCTTCGCCTAAATCGTAGCGCAAAATTTCCTCGTTTGTGCTTTCGTTCAATACACGGATAAAAGCGTTCGATACTTGGCCGAAGTTCTGGCCACGGCTTTCACCTTCATGGATGGTTACTGTAAAGACAACTTTATGAATATCTGCAGGCACATTCGGCAAGTCGACGATCACTTGTTCATCATCTCCGTCGCCTTCTCCTGTTAAATTGTCTCCCGCATGCACAACGGAACCGTTGCCGCCCGTCAGGTTATTATAGAAAACAAAATCTTCCGGACCACGTGATTTGCCATTTTCAGCTACCAGGAAAATGGAAGCATCCAAGTCAAAATCTCCGCCGCCGCTGTATTTAT is part of the Planococcus shenhongbingii genome and harbors:
- a CDS encoding PaaI family thioesterase, which encodes MIDKRNEQMKSIQKKLNSLKDHELNEMAHLLSLYQDQEISQDHPNAVPMHFLGRFLGITQNQDGTSEMKLGLQNANTYGVAQGGAIYTLADVAIGFSILQDVEEGQKVLTLELKVNFIEKGQGSRLIASPIILRRGKSTVVSECAVTDEQGKLVAKALGTFYITSSRKRQEEEKP
- a CDS encoding TRAP transporter large permease, with the protein product METVIVIGLLFILALLRVPIAISLAVSSIIGLYLVDFSLDTVIQRMFTGVNSTTLMAIPGFVFAGLIMAQGGISKYLIEAIKSWVGHTKGGLSVVTVLTCMVFAAISGSSPATAAAIGAIMIPMMVKAGYDKRYSMGLVASAGTLGILIPPSIPLILYGSVSEQSTGKLFSAGILPGLVLGFALIIYAVIVAHKKGYGGLPKVPIKDRIRPTIKSFWGLIMPVVILGGIYSGVVTPTEASFLAVLYALIISVFVYRELNMFQFRNILTESINTTSMIFLIIAAALVLGTFLTTEQVPQDFAQWVSDSGFNKWMFLLIVSLLFFVLGMFLEPTAIILITLPILLPIITALEIDVIHFAIIMVVNMELGMITPPVGLNLFVVSGISGEKVEEVIRGVVPFFAIFIIVLVIVIIFPQLSLYLT
- a CDS encoding TRAP transporter small permease → MKVLKILDLIESAFSSLFFLAGIGISLYSVFMRYVLGNSQSWATEIYTMLLVWAIFIGFSTALKENKHIAIDLLYDKSGPKFRRFSQTVTLLVGLFFSIFIFWTGMDMVMVAYDQQIKTIDLGFPIWINYLIMPLAGFLLFIRFCEKAYRYFVKKEDETGGDDILWKQ
- a CDS encoding hydroxymethylglutaryl-CoA lyase: MKFPKRVQINEVVLRDGLQLEAKILSLEEKKSLYNLLIDANVKTIEFGSFVHPKLVPQMANSGELYSAVSTEPDHPTLIALIPNLKGAENARLHNVDRVNFVFSASDTHNQQNVRKNTEESLEDLKAILAFCRSHEIELNVSIATTFGCPFEGEVPVERIQKLVSRLVEMEIGTITLADTTGMANPKQVFDLLSLLREEFPSQKFNLHFHNTRGMGLSNILASLQAGIDSFDTSLGGLGGCPFAPGATGNVCTEDVVHMLHHMGIETDLSLDGLLKASSALEKIVEHRTSSYLLKAGPSDRKYPVPSS
- a CDS encoding enoyl-CoA hydratase/isomerase family protein translates to MADWQTILLNEEYVSENVYILQLNRPDAMNSLNTLMGIELIECLKFLQTKPDLRVLVLTASGEKSFCAGADLKERKGMTNEQWKQQHDIFEDAYGQLRNFPYPVIAAVNGFALGGGMEMLLSCDLRYAADHAKMGLPEVTLGIIPGVGGTQLLPRTIPVGLAKEFLFRGNQITADKALEAGILNGVFTKEELLQGTLEIAKEIAKNAPLSLKSIKKSINTGLETDLNTALVIELDQYYKCANSEDRQEGVLAFNEKRKPQWQGK
- a CDS encoding DctP family TRAP transporter solute-binding subunit encodes the protein MKKFALSLFLLTSSAFLAACGSDEAASGGAGGDGVEEMTIKFSHVVAENTPKHQGALAMKEYIEAESDGKIEVEIYPNSSLFGDQEEYQNLVANNVQFIAPDLTKFVGNNPQFNVPALPFMFDNDEEAIAFWDGEKGTEILSSLEADGVLGLKMWPNGGKHLTNNERPIESPDDVKGLKFRTQGGQVLEALYSELGAGSESIPFSELYTALDQGVVDGQENTFSNIESKKFDEVQKYMTVMNHTRVDYAIFTNTEFWEGMNDATREIVEAGVEEGTKVAREEAITLNQEAYDLIKERGETEITELTPEQVEEFRKALEPIYDEFEEEIGADVYEAARKASGQ
- a CDS encoding MmgE/PrpD family protein yields the protein MELSKKLAEYSLGLTYEKLPAEVVEFTKLCILDYFGSAIAGSEKVPVQMISELAKEMGGAEQAHLVTGGRSSILNAALVNGAASHVMELDDIHKGSIIHAATVVIPAALAVAEWKEISGKELIAAVVAGYEVCFRIGEAVSPSHYYYWHNTATCGTFGAAIAAAKLLDLTVEQTIAALGNAGTQAAGLWEFIEDGAMTKQLHTGKAAMNGLLAALLAQKGFTGPQKILEGNRGFFKAMSEEYDVSRITEGLGEEFKIMENSFKIHASCRHTHHAVDLLIDIFNERHPALEEIESVTVQSYQVALNITDNDNPKTQYAAKFSLQFCSALALLKGSATLDDFSDSMLWNEEIRQLLKKVKVVTDPQIDASYPKQWGAAVEVRLANGETVRKQTDFPKGDPENAVTAQELRDKFLNMTSKYPEQKRQQIADDLLELEKVENIEKVMVTL
- the pcaC gene encoding 4-carboxymuconolactone decarboxylase encodes the protein MMMNKEKFEQGLEIRKSVLGAEYVDKSIQNATDFNMPMQELVTEYCWGEIWSRPGLSRKTRSIINLAMITALNRPHELKLHVRGAINNGLTKEEIQEVFLQTAIYCGVPAAIDSFRTAKEVLDEIEQEEINPS
- a CDS encoding TerD family protein, whose product is MSTINLTKGQKIDLTKTNPGLTKVLVGLGWDTNKYSGGGDFDLDASIFLVAENGKSRGPEDFVFYNNLTGGNGSVVHAGDNLTGEGDGDDEQVIVDLPNVPADIHKVVFTVTIHEGESRGQNFGQVSNAFIRVLNESTNEEILRYDLGEDFSIETALVVGELYRHAGQWKFNAIGSGYQGGLAALVSDFGLS